CATCGTCAGCAAGTCCGATTACGGAGTTCGCTTTTCCCGCCGTAGAAAGAGAGATGAAAGTCAGAACGGTCGGGTTTCTTAATCCCAGAGCCGCAGTGTTCATCGTTTCGATATACACTCTCTCTCTTTGGTGCATGTTAGCACCCATATGGAACCACATACTTGCGGTCGGATTCAAACGAGCGAAAGCTCCGGTAAGGAGTTTCATCTTGTTGAACTCGGCCTGAGAAGCAATCCTGTCGATCTCGTCGACCAACTGGGAAACCTCTACTTGTATTTGTTGACGGTCTTCTTCGGTGTAGATACCGTTCGCAGCTTGCACAGCAAGCACACGGATCCTTTGAACAACTTCATGAGTTTCTTGTAGATACCCTTCTGCCGTTTGGATCAAAGACATACCGTCTTCAGTGTTTTGTTCCGCCCTGCGTAAACCTCCGACCTGAGTCCTCATTTTTTCAGACACGGCCAAACCGGAAGCGTCGTCACCTGCACGGTTGATACGCATACCGGAAGACAACTTTTCGATGTCTTTGTTCATGCTTTCGCTATTGAACTTCAAAGTTCTGTGAGCGAAGATGGCACTGATATTGTGGTTAATAATCATTCGGTTCCTCCTTGAATCCGAATCTCTCCGAAGAGAGAATTTGATTTTCCTAGAGGTCTTCCTTGACCTCTTCCCCATGAAAATCGGGAAGATTTCGAAATTGGAAGAGATACTTTTTTCTCCCCAAAATAGATAAAAGATCCCTTCCTTTCATAAGTGTATATGTCGCTTGGAAAGAGTTTGGGCGCCTTTTTGCGCAAATGCGCAAAAACCGAGCTGCTTCGGGTTCGGGCTTAGCCCTCATCCCGACTTCGTCGGGACATTGCCCTTCGCATCTCTGGCGCAGATTCAGCGCGAAAATGCTTGCCTCCTTAGCCAGCCCGAACAGTCTGAAAGGTAGATGCTTGAAAAAATCTATCTCGCGAATCCCCGCGGTTTTTGTGCCGGAGTAAAATACGCAATTTCCTATGTGGAACAGGTCCAATCCAGTTCCGAGGAACAGATCTATGTCCGCAAAGAGATCGTCCATAACCGACGAGTCGTGGAAGATATGAAAAAAAGAGGCATTAAATTTATTAACGAGCTAAATGAGGCTCCTGACGGTTCTACTGTAGTTTTCTCCGCTCATGGTGTTTCTCCAGAGGTGGTTGAAGAAGCAAAACGTAGGAATATGAAGATCGGGGATGCCACCTGCCCTCTAGTCACAAGAGTTCACAGAAAAGCGCGTAGGTATAAAGATTCTCACCAAATCATTTATATAGGCCACCAAGGACATGACGAGGCAATAGGAACTACTGGAGAAGCCCATATGTTCCTAGTCGAATCCCCGGAAGATGTCCAAAATTTGGTCGGAAAATTAGATATAAACCAACCGATTACCTATCTTATGCAGACTACTTTGTCTGTAGCAGATACAAAATTGGTGGTGGAGAAGATCGCAGAATTATTTCCAAGCGTAGAACATCCTGCTAAAGATGATATTTGTTACGCAACTACTGAAAGACAAGAAGCTGTATCCTCCATGATGGAGTCTATAGATGCGATGATGGTAATCGGTGCAGATAATAGTTCCAATTCACTTAGGCTTCTACAATTGGCCCAAAAATCCAAACCTTCTTCTTTCAAGGTAAGTTCTTTAGAAGAATTAAATAAAAATTATTTAGATAGCTCTGAGATTAAAATTTTAGGAATCACTGCCGGGGCTTCTACACCTCAGATTTTGGTAGATGAGATCATTTCTAAGCTAATGCAATTCTATCCGGAAGCAGTCCTGGATCTTTTCCCCGGTTCGAGGGAGGACTCCATGAGCTTTAAATTACCAGCAAATCTTTTAATGTAGGCACTTCGACATCTTGTTATGTCTCGGAATGGCCATATTTAGTTAATTTACTTAAGAATAAGTCATTTTTGTGGAATTTACCTCTAAAATGGTTGAATTAAGTTTATTTTCGCTTAAATTCTCTGGCCTATATGGTCGGGGAAGATCTGCGGTTCGACACAGAGATCGGACTTTTTCAAATTATCGTTTCCCAAACTTCGGACGCAATTCTTGTTACAGACGCTGTTCTTAACGAGAACGGACCTTCTATTGTTTTTATAAATCCTGCATTCTGCGAGCTGACCGGATATAAAGCAGATGAATTGATCGGTCGTTCCCCGAAAATTTTGTTCGGTAAAGAAACGGACAGGAGAATATTACAAAATCTTAAAAATTGCCTATCGCGTGGGGATTCCTACTCTTCTTCAACAATTAACTATAAAAAAGATGGAACGAAATATTATTCCGAATGGAAGGTTTCTCCCGTCAAAGATCAGAATGGAAATATTACAAATTTATTATCTATTCAAAGGGATATTAGTGAAAAGGTAATTAGAGAAGAATTATCTGCCAAAAGACTCAGATCCGAAATGGGGCTTACGGCAGCTTCGCAGGTCTTACTCAATACAACTCACGAAAGTTTTACTGTAGAAAGAGCAATCGAACATTTTTTAGTGCTCGTCGAAGCGGAAAGGATCTATCTATACAAGAAAACCGCAAACCCGGATGTATTAGCATTACAAGCAGAGATTAAAAGTCCCTATTCGAGTGCTACTCTTGCAGAAACACATCCTGAAATTTCGCTCTCCTCAAAATTTGCCAGATGGAAGCCATACTTACTAAGGAACGATATAATAGAGTTCAGTATTTCCGATCTCCCGGAAGCGGAAAGATCTTTTTGCCAAGGAAGAAGAACAGACACAATTTTTCTTTTTCCGATCCGAATGTCCGGAGATTGGTTCGGATTTTTAGGAATGGAGTTTTTTCAACACGAATCTGGCCCTGAAGAACAATTTACATTTCGTACATTTGTAGATTTAATCGGGTTTTATCTGGAAAGAATGTCCATACTGGACGAATTAAAGATTCATAAAGAAAATCTGGAAGAAACGGTAATTAAAAGAACCAAGGAACTTTCCGTACAAAAGGAAAAAGCAGAGGCTGCAAGCACCGCAAAAAGCGACTTTCTTGCGAATATGAGTCATGAACTTCGCACTCCCCTAAATGCGATCATAGGACTTTCTAAATTAATCAAGATAGAAGATGAAAATTCCAACGATAAACGTTATATAGATCTGATCCATAAATCAGGATTACATCTATTAGGTTTAATTAATGATATCCTAGAACTTTCTAAGCTGAATGCAGGAAAGTCTTCCTTCTATTTTTCAGAAATGGACATTCGAAAGGAACTGGAACAAGTTGTAGAATTTTTAGAACCTGAACTCTTAAGAAAGCATATCCATTTAATATGGGATGAATCAGAAGAACTTACTTCGATGATCTGGGGAGACCCGAAAAGAATTCGACAGATTTTTCTAAACATAGTAGGAAACGCGGTCAAATTTACCGCGGAACAAGGCTCTATCTATCTTTCTATTCAGAAAGATGAAAAAGATTGGATAATAGAAATCACAGATACCGGTATAGGGATTCCTGACTCCGAACAGAGAAAAATTTTCGACGCATTCTATCAGGTTAGAAATTCCAGATCTAGAGATACAGAAGGGACAGGTCTCGGGCTTTCTATCGTCCAAAAATTAGTAGAGGCTCATGGGGGAAACATTCGAGTCAAAAGCCAACAAGGGATTGGAACCACTTTTTATTTAAATCTTCCAAGGCTCGAACAAACCCCTAAACAATCCAAACCAAGAAAAAATTTTGCAGGATCTTATCCGGATAAATTAAAAAATTTCTGTTTTATTCAATTGGAATTATCTGATCAGAAAAATGCAGAACTGCTCACTCATTTTTTTAAAAAACAAAACCAACCTTTACTCTTCAGGGAGCTTAAAAAAGACAAAAAGGTGGTTCTATTCCAAGACTCCAATTCTACATCAAAAGAAAGAATATCGGAAATTTGGAAAACGGTTTTAATCCTTCCGGAAGAAACTCAAGATTTTGAAAAAAAATATTCCAAGGAGAATTTCGACTTCGTCCTTTCCCAGCCTATCTCCTTGGACGAACTAAAATTAGTATTAGAAGAATTGGCGGATCAAATCAATGACTAACTCTACAAGTTCCTTAATCAAAAATAAACAGGAGAGAAAGAGTGTAGTCCGAGATCCTATACTTCTAGTTGAGGACAAGTTAGAAAATACGCTCATGCTCGAAGCTCTCTGTGATGAGTTCGGGATCCAATACCAGTCTGCTTCCAATGGAGAGGAGGCGCTGGAAATGGCAAAGGCCAATAAGTATTCCTTTTACATAGTGGACCTTATGATGCCTGTAATGGATGGTCCTACTTTCATTCAGAAATTGAAGGAATTCCAACCGGATGCAACCGTGTTAGTCCAAACAGCACTCGATTCCACTGATACTGTCATCGAGGTAATGAAGTTAGGCGTATTCGATTATATAATCAAACCTATTCTCCCAGATCAATTCCATAAGGCTCTAAATAAGGCAGTAGATTATCGATTTTTGAAGGCGAGCGAGGCAGCAATTCTAGAAGCGGAAAGTCTGAAGCTTAGAAACCAGCTGGAATGGCTTACTTATAAAGAAACTAGAAGAAAGGCGGGAGACGAGTCCTGGGAAAAATCCTCTATACATTCTTTACAGACATCTTTATCTCAAGGCTCCGGGATCGGAGCCATCATCAGTCTTTTGGACATGATCAAAACAGAAATGAAGGAAGACGGTGAAAATTACTTAATTAATAAAAATATGATGAATCTGGTAATCGAAAACCAAGAGATCACCAAAAATTTACTAAAGGGCCTTACTCAATTATTAGAAATTATTAATCGTAATATAGAGAAGAAAAGGATCAAGGCGTCGGAACTTGTAGAAAAAATAAAAAGTTGCGGCGAGTTTATCCTGCCCTATCTGGATAAAAAAAACCTTAGATTAACCCTGCCTACTTTGAAAAAAGAAGTAGAACTGGATATTGAAGAAGATCTTTTCCTTCTGGCCTTGGAAGAAGTGATCTTGAACGCATACAAATACTGCGCTTCGAAAACTTCTCTAGAAATATTCACTAGTATCAACCAAGGTTATTTTTGCGTTGTAGTAAAAAATATCGTGGATGAAAGGCCTTACGGAGGCGTGGACGAAAAACACGAAAGCCTAGTTTTACAGCCGTTCTTCCGTATCCATCCTCCTGTAGAAAGTGTATCCCATTTAGAAAGATTCGGTCTTGGTTTGGGACTTACTGCGGTGGATCAGATCCTTAGGAAACATAACGGTCTATTCTTCATTCATAATGCAAAGGATCACACCGGAGAACATGTGCGGCTTTGTGTGATGAGTGAGTTATTATTACCCATTCAATGAGAATGACAAGAAGGAGAATATGAAAAAAATCTTAATCGTGGATGATTCAGCCGTGTTTCGAAAGATCTTAACCCTTCATCTTTCTCAAGCCTCCTTTGCGGTAGTCGAGGCAGAGGACGGACTACAAGGATTAGAAAAATTGAAAGAAGGCAAAGTGGACTTGGTAGTTAGCGATATGAATATGCCGAACATGAACGGTATCTCTTTTGTGAAGGCAATCAAAGAAGATTCTAATCATAAATTTGTTCCGATCATTATGTTAACCACTGAATCTCAAGATGATCTTAAAACCGAAGGTTTAAAGGCCGGTGCTAAGGCTTGGCTCACCAAACCTTTCTCACCGGAAGAACTTTTAAAAACGATACAGGTTTTACTCGTATAATCGGGAAAATTTTTATGTCATTGGAAATAAAAGTATCTGAACTCGGCCAAAAGAATTCTAGGCCGATCTTTCATTTAGACCTTTCTGGGGAGGCTTCGATATATTACGCTTCTGATTGGAAGTCCAAATTACAGTCTCTTTTGGATAAAAATCCGATCCGGATCGAGATTGACACATCTGCACTGGAAAAGGTGGATTCCAGTTTTATTCAATCTTTAATTTTGCTCAAAAAGGATTCCCTGTACAAATCCTGGGATCTTGCCATTTTAAATCATCCGAATTGTTTATTAGAATTTTATGATCTATACGGTTTGATCGGATTTTTTCAAGACCGTATTCGAGTTTCCAAGAAAGATTCTTCTTCCTTTAAATTTGCTTATGGACTGGAGAAGGTGTGATGGATCTTTCCGAGATCAAAGAAGCATTCATACAAGAATCACTGGAATTATTGTCCGGAGCCGAATTATATCTTTTACGTTTGGAAAAGGGAGAAATCGACGAAGAAGCGATTCATTCTATGTTCCGCTCCGTTCATACCGTAAAAGGGACTGCAGGAATGTTCGGATACGAATCCATCGAAGAATGTTCCCATGAACTGGAAACCCTATTAGATTTGGCCAGATCCGGGAAAACAGATCTGGATCCTGCAAAAATAGATTTTTTGCTAAGAGCAATAGATCATTTAAAACGAATCGTAGGAGATCCAATCCCTGGCAAAAATTTACATCCGCTATTAGAAGCAGAACAAGTAAAAATTATAAAAGAAGCCCAAGGATTTACAGGTAAGGTTTCTGAAAAAAAAGAAATTAAAAATCCGCCAATTGATTCAAGCAATGATAAGTTAGATAAACAAGGAGCAGTTAGCTCTAACTGGCAAATTACATTCTTCCCCGGTGAAAATATTTTTAAGGACGGAATGGATCCGTTCTCTTTCTTAAAATATCTAAGAACAATAGGAGAGATTAAACACTTATACGTATACAAAACAAAACTGCCGGATTGGAATCATTGGGATTCTGAAAATTGTTATCTAGGTTACGAAGTCCAACTCAAGTCCAATTTAGATAAGAAGGATCTCGACTCCGTTTTTTCTTTTGTTAAAGATTCCTCTTTTTTGAGGATTGTTTCCCCGAATTCTTCCGAAGAAATATTTTATACAATTGCTGATGAGATTCCATGTGAGAAGGAAGAATATTTTAAGGCCTTGGAATTGCAGGGCCTTCGCCTTCAATCTCCCCTTTCTATACATTCTTCAGAAACTTCTAAGGAACAAATTTTTTCTAAAAAGTCAGAATCTGATAAAGCTCAAACAAATCAAATCGTTCCTAAGCTGATCCGTATAGACTCCGCAAAAGTGGACCAGTTAGTAAATCTTGTAGGTGAGTTGATTATCTCTGAAGCAAGCCTAGGTCGTTTGCTTGTAGACAAGGAAGATTCCGATTTAAACGAATCTGCCGAAATATTATCCAGACTCGTAGGAGAGATCAGAGAAACTGCCAT
This genomic window from Leptospira neocaledonica contains:
- a CDS encoding chemotaxis protein CheA; this encodes MDLSEIKEAFIQESLELLSGAELYLLRLEKGEIDEEAIHSMFRSVHTVKGTAGMFGYESIEECSHELETLLDLARSGKTDLDPAKIDFLLRAIDHLKRIVGDPIPGKNLHPLLEAEQVKIIKEAQGFTGKVSEKKEIKNPPIDSSNDKLDKQGAVSSNWQITFFPGENIFKDGMDPFSFLKYLRTIGEIKHLYVYKTKLPDWNHWDSENCYLGYEVQLKSNLDKKDLDSVFSFVKDSSFLRIVSPNSSEEIFYTIADEIPCEKEEYFKALELQGLRLQSPLSIHSSETSKEQIFSKKSESDKAQTNQIVPKLIRIDSAKVDQLVNLVGELIISEASLGRLLVDKEDSDLNESAEILSRLVGEIRETAMALRMVPIGELFEKYRRTVRDISLELGKEVDFEILGGETELDRSVIEKINDPIVHILRNALDHGIEPSQERTNLGKSQRGKLKIQASHSTGSISIEISDDGKGINHEKIRQKAIEKGLIDPAQVLNEQEIFNLIFQPGFSTAESVTSLSGRGVGMDVVLRNIESLRGSVNVQSEFGKGCVFSIRLPLTLAIIDGFLVRSCDSYFVVPMDWVRETMESELQLLPEEISGSINLRGEVLPILHLGRFLGLPDPDEGRKNVLVLEHDGRNFGILVNDLLGEIQSVIKPLNEIFKGIQCISGTSVLGTGKIAFILDVPGLHSLLKIQRTNLRDRTFAR
- the ispH gene encoding 4-hydroxy-3-methylbut-2-enyl diphosphate reductase produces the protein MLEKIYLANPRGFCAGVKYAISYVEQVQSSSEEQIYVRKEIVHNRRVVEDMKKRGIKFINELNEAPDGSTVVFSAHGVSPEVVEEAKRRNMKIGDATCPLVTRVHRKARRYKDSHQIIYIGHQGHDEAIGTTGEAHMFLVESPEDVQNLVGKLDINQPITYLMQTTLSVADTKLVVEKIAELFPSVEHPAKDDICYATTERQEAVSSMMESIDAMMVIGADNSSNSLRLLQLAQKSKPSSFKVSSLEELNKNYLDSSEIKILGITAGASTPQILVDEIISKLMQFYPEAVLDLFPGSREDSMSFKLPANLLM
- a CDS encoding ATP-binding response regulator translates to MTNSTSSLIKNKQERKSVVRDPILLVEDKLENTLMLEALCDEFGIQYQSASNGEEALEMAKANKYSFYIVDLMMPVMDGPTFIQKLKEFQPDATVLVQTALDSTDTVIEVMKLGVFDYIIKPILPDQFHKALNKAVDYRFLKASEAAILEAESLKLRNQLEWLTYKETRRKAGDESWEKSSIHSLQTSLSQGSGIGAIISLLDMIKTEMKEDGENYLINKNMMNLVIENQEITKNLLKGLTQLLEIINRNIEKKRIKASELVEKIKSCGEFILPYLDKKNLRLTLPTLKKEVELDIEEDLFLLALEEVILNAYKYCASKTSLEIFTSINQGYFCVVVKNIVDERPYGGVDEKHESLVLQPFFRIHPPVESVSHLERFGLGLGLTAVDQILRKHNGLFFIHNAKDHTGEHVRLCVMSELLLPIQ
- a CDS encoding PAS domain-containing sensor histidine kinase yields the protein MVGEDLRFDTEIGLFQIIVSQTSDAILVTDAVLNENGPSIVFINPAFCELTGYKADELIGRSPKILFGKETDRRILQNLKNCLSRGDSYSSSTINYKKDGTKYYSEWKVSPVKDQNGNITNLLSIQRDISEKVIREELSAKRLRSEMGLTAASQVLLNTTHESFTVERAIEHFLVLVEAERIYLYKKTANPDVLALQAEIKSPYSSATLAETHPEISLSSKFARWKPYLLRNDIIEFSISDLPEAERSFCQGRRTDTIFLFPIRMSGDWFGFLGMEFFQHESGPEEQFTFRTFVDLIGFYLERMSILDELKIHKENLEETVIKRTKELSVQKEKAEAASTAKSDFLANMSHELRTPLNAIIGLSKLIKIEDENSNDKRYIDLIHKSGLHLLGLINDILELSKLNAGKSSFYFSEMDIRKELEQVVEFLEPELLRKHIHLIWDESEELTSMIWGDPKRIRQIFLNIVGNAVKFTAEQGSIYLSIQKDEKDWIIEITDTGIGIPDSEQRKIFDAFYQVRNSRSRDTEGTGLGLSIVQKLVEAHGGNIRVKSQQGIGTTFYLNLPRLEQTPKQSKPRKNFAGSYPDKLKNFCFIQLELSDQKNAELLTHFFKKQNQPLLFRELKKDKKVVLFQDSNSTSKERISEIWKTVLILPEETQDFEKKYSKENFDFVLSQPISLDELKLVLEELADQIND
- a CDS encoding STAS domain-containing protein, translating into MSLEIKVSELGQKNSRPIFHLDLSGEASIYYASDWKSKLQSLLDKNPIRIEIDTSALEKVDSSFIQSLILLKKDSLYKSWDLAILNHPNCLLEFYDLYGLIGFFQDRIRVSKKDSSSFKFAYGLEKV
- a CDS encoding response regulator → MKKILIVDDSAVFRKILTLHLSQASFAVVEAEDGLQGLEKLKEGKVDLVVSDMNMPNMNGISFVKAIKEDSNHKFVPIIMLTTESQDDLKTEGLKAGAKAWLTKPFSPEELLKTIQVLLV
- a CDS encoding flagellin, which produces MIINHNISAIFAHRTLKFNSESMNKDIEKLSSGMRINRAGDDASGLAVSEKMRTQVGGLRRAEQNTEDGMSLIQTAEGYLQETHEVVQRIRVLAVQAANGIYTEEDRQQIQVEVSQLVDEIDRIASQAEFNKMKLLTGAFARLNPTASMWFHMGANMHQRERVYIETMNTAALGLRNPTVLTFISLSTAGKANSVIGLADDALRLISKQRADLGAYYNRLEHAAKGLMNAYENIQAAESRIRDTDMAEQMTSFTRYQILTQAATAMLAQANMKPQTVLQLLK